The Kluyveromyces lactis strain NRRL Y-1140 chromosome D complete sequence genome has a window encoding:
- the SIS1 gene encoding type II HSP40 co-chaperone SIS1 (similar to gnl|GLV|CAGL0H03707g Candida glabrata CAGL0H03707g and some similarites with YNL007C uniprot|P25294 Saccharomyces cerevisiae YNL007C SIS1 HSP40 family chaperone sit4 suppressor dnaJ homolog) gives MVKDTKLYDLLGISPSAGEAEIKKGYRKAALKYHPDKPTGDTEKFKEISEAFEILSDAQKREVYDTYGLEAARGNAPQFGGAGGPGGPGGPGGFSSGGFAGGHAFSQDDAFNIFSQFFGGGGAAGGASPFGFSASGGSGDDFGFGGSSFHSSSGGMPGGMPGGMPGGMPGGFSRQQARPEEEVVQVNLPVSLEDLFSGKKKSFKITRKGAGGVSEKNQIDIQLKPGWKAGTKITFKGEGDYNPRTGGRQTLQFVLQEKPHEFFTRQDNDLIYTLPLSFKESLLGFSKQVQTIDGKTIPITRTQPIQPTQTSTYPGQGMTLSKNPSQRGDLIIKFKIDYPTSLTPQQRQAIMDNF, from the coding sequence ATGGTTAAGGACACTAAATTATATGATTTGCTAGGAATTTCGCCTAGTGCAGGTGAAGCCGAGATTAAAAAAGGGTACAGAAAGGCTGCCTTGAAGTATCATCCAGATAAGCCTACAGGTGACACTGAGAAGTTTAAAGAAATCTCTGAGGCTTTTGAGATTCTTTCAGATGCTCAGAAGAGGGAAGTTTACGATACTTATGGTCTAGAGGCTGCTCGTGGTAATGCTCCTCAATTTGGAGGAGCGGGAGGGCCTGGTGGGCCTGGTGGGCCTGGAggattttcttctggtggGTTTGCCGGGGGACATGCGTTCTCACAAGATGACGCTTTCAACATCTTTTCACAGTTCTTTGGTGGAGGAGGTGCTGCCGGAGGTGCTTCTCCATTTGGATTCTCTGCTAGCGGCGGGTCTGGTGATGATTTCGGGTTTGGAGGCAGTAGTTTCCATTCCTCTTCGGGCGGCATGCCAGGCGGTATGCCAGGTGGAATGCCAGGTGGAATGCCAGGTGGATTCAGTAGACAACAGGCTAGacctgaagaagaagttgttCAGGTCAATCTACCTGTGTCCTTAGAAGATTTATTCAGCggtaagaagaaatcattcaaGATCACAAGAAAAGGCGCCGGTGGTGTGTCCGAAAAGAACCAAATTGACATCCAATTGAAACCAGGTTGGAAAGCAGGTACCAAGATTACTTTCAAAGGTGAAGGTGACTATAATCCAAGAACTGGTGGTAGACAAACATTACAATTCGTTCTACAGGAAAAACCACacgaatttttcaccagACAAGacaatgatttgatttaCACTTTACcactttctttcaaagaatctcTTCTAGGTTTCTCCAAGCAAGTACAAACCATCGACGGTAAAACAATTCCAATCACAAGAACGCAGCCAATTCAACCTACTCAAACCTCAACATATCCCGGACAAGGTATGACACTGTCAAAGAATCCTTCCCAAAGAGGTGATTTGATTATTAAGTTCAAGATCGATTATCCAACCTCTTTAACACCTCAACAAAGACAAGCCATTATGGATAACTTCTGa
- the LST8 gene encoding TOR complex subunit LST8 (highly similar to uniprot|P41318 Saccharomyces cerevisiae YNL006W LST8 Protein required for the transport of amino acid permease Gap1p from the Golgi to the cell surface component of the TOR signaling pathway associates with both Tor1p and Tor2p contains a WD-repeat) has protein sequence MSVILASAGYDHTIRFWEALTGVCSRTIQHADSQVNRLEITSDKKYLAAAGHLHVRLYDIRSNNPNPVSSFEGHKGNVTSIAFQQENRWMVSSSEDGTIKVWDVRSPSVQRNYKHNAPVNEVAIHPNQGELISCDQDGNIRIWDLGENQCTNQLTPEDNTPLQSLSVASDGSMLVAGNNKGNCYVWKMPHHTDASTLEPVTKFKSHTKYITRVLLSADVKHLATCSADHTARVWNIEDNFELETTLDGHQRWVWDCAFSADSAYLVTACSDHYVRLWDLSTSEIVRQYGGHHKGAVCVALNDV, from the coding sequence ATGTCTGTTATTCTAGCGAGTGCTGGATACGACCACACAATTAGGTTCTGGGAAGCTTTGACTGGAGTCTGTTCACGAACCATTCAACATGCAGATTCCCAAGTGAATCGATTAGAGATTACGTCCGATAAGAAATATTTGGCTGCTGCTGGTCATTTACACGTCCGTCTTTATGATATACGGTCGAATAATCCAAATCCGGTGTCCTCTTTCGAAGGCCATAAAGGGAACGTAACGTCGATTGCATTTCAACAGGAAAATCGATGGATGGTATCGTCTAGTGAAGATGGGACTATTAAGGTTTGGGATGTACGGTCCCCATCTGTGCAAAGGAATTACAAGCATAATGCACCTGTCAATGAAGTAGCGATACATCCGAACCAAGGGGAATTGATTTCCTGCGATCAGGATGGGAATATCAGGATTTGGGATCTTGGTGAAAACCAGTGCACAAACCAGCTGACACCAGAAGATAACACGCCATTACAGTCGTTGTCCGTTGCAAGCGACGGATCGATGCTTGTTGCAGGAAATAACAAAGGGAACTGTTATGTATGGAAGATGCCTCATCACACGGATGCTTCCACTTTGGAGCCCGTAACTAAATTCAAATCGCATACTAAATATATTACCAGGGTCCTACTATCGGCGGATGTAAAACATTTAGCAACATGTTCAGCAGACCATACAGCTAGAGTATGGAATATAGAGGATAATTTTGAACTTGAAACCACTTTAGATGGTCATCAGAGATGGGTGTGGGATTGTGCGTTTTCAGCAGACAGTGCATACCTAGTCACAGCATGCTCTGATCATTATGTAAGATTATGGGACCTTTCCACAAGTGAAATTGTAAGGCAGTATGGAGGACATCACAAAGGTGCTGTTTGTGTTGCTCTTAACGATGTATGA
- the CBF5 gene encoding pseudouridine synthase CBF5 (uniprot|O13473 Kluyveromyces lactis CBF5 Centromere/microtubule-binding protein CBF5), with amino-acid sequence MSDEFVIKPESVSPSSNTSEWPLLLKDYDKLLVRSGHYTPIPAGASPLKRDLKSYISSGVINLDKPSNPSSHEVVAWIKRILRCEKTGHSGTLDPKVTGCLIVCVDRATRLVKSQQGAGKEYVCIVRLHDALKDEKELGRGLENLTGALFQRPPLISAVKRQLRVRTIYDSNLIEFDNKRNLGVFWASCEAGTYMRTLCVHLGMLLGVGGHMQELRRVRSGALSENDNLVTLHDVMDAQWVYDNTRDESYLRKIIQPLETLLVGYKRIVVKDSAVNAVCYGAKLMIPGLLRYEEGIELYDEVVLITTKGEAIAVAIAQMSTVDLATCDHGVVAKVKRCIMERDLYPRRWGLGPIAQKKKQMKADGKLDKYGRANENTPETWKKTYVSLENAEPTTAPASKSEEKPLIKEVEKKEVEQKEESKEESKTPEEKKDKKEKKEKKDKKEKKEKKEKKEKKRKADDDESSEKKKKKSKK; translated from the coding sequence ATGTCTGACGAATTTGTTATTAAGCCAGAGAGTGTTTCACCATCTAGTAACACTAGTGAGTGGCCTTTATTGTTGAAGGACTATGACAAACTATTAGTCAGAAGTGGTCATTACACACCAATTCCAGCTGGTGCCTCTCCTTTGAAGAGAGATTTGAAGTCATATATCAGTTCTGGTGTCATCAATTTGGACAAACCTTCAAACCCATCTTCTCACGAAGTTGTTGCTTGGATCAAGCGTATCTTGCGTTGCGAAAAAACAGGTCATTCTGGTACTTTAGATCCTAAAGTCACTGGTTGTTTGATCGTCTGTGTTGACAGAGCTACCAGATTGGTCAAGTCTCAACAAGGTGCTGGTAAAGAGTATGTTTGTATCGTTAGATTGCACGATGCCCTTAAGGACGAGAAGGAATTGGGCAGAGGTTTAGAAAATTTGACTGGTGCTTTGTTCCAAAGACCTCCTTTAATTTCTGCTGTTAAGCGTCAATTACGTGTCCGTACCATTTATGACTCCAACTTGATCGAATTTGACAACAAGAGGAACTTGGGTGTTTTCTGGGCTTCCTGTGAAGCTGGTACTTATATGAGAACTTTATGTGTCCATCTTGGTATGCTTTTAGGTGTCGGTGGCCATATGCAAGAGTTGCGTCGTGTTAGATCCGGTGCTTTGTCCGAAAACGATAACTTGGTCACCCTACATGATGTTATGGATGCACAATGGGTATACGATAACACCAGGGATGAATCCTACCTAAGAAAGATCATTCAACCATTAGAAACTCTATTAGTCGGTTACAAAAGAATTGTTGTCAAAGATTCTGCTGTTAACGCTGTTTGTTACGGTGCCAAGTTGATGATTCCAGGTCTACTTCGTTATGAGGAAGGTATTGAATTATATGACGAAGTTGTATTAATCACCACCAAGGGTGAGGCCATTGCAGTTGCCATTGCTCAAATGTCTACTGTCGATTTAGCTACTTGTGACCACGGAGTTGTTGCCAAGGTTAAGAGATGTATCATGGAAAGAGACCTATATCCAAGAAGATGGGGTCTTGGTCCAATTGcccaaaagaaaaaacaaatgaaGGCTGACGGTAAGCTAGACAAATATGGCCGTGCCAACGAAAATACTCCAGAGACCTGGAAGAAGACTTACGTTTCATTGGAGAATGCTGAACCAACTACCGCCCCTGCATCCaaatcagaagaaaaaccactgatcaaagaagtagaaaagaaggaagtCGAACAGAAGGAAGAATCAAAGGAAGAATCAAAGacaccagaagaaaagaaggacaagaaggaaaagaaggagaagaaggacaagaaggagaaaaaggaaaagaaggagaagaaggagaagaagagaaaggcTGACGATGATGAGTCTTCcgagaagaagaagaagaagtcaaagaaataa
- the RFX1 gene encoding Rfx1p (some similarities with uniprot|P48743 Saccharomyces cerevisiae YLR176C): MSSQQDQWVNHHNTLLQLASASANSPMIPRPESSQSNINLSSSNSTAQLQHILQHSLYPPPPAAMAHLHNGTTVNNGNGSTSSNMQFTQGFLPNPLPPINDHQLAGGQSSPQTSQGHQQQHQQHQQQNMMRSITPLSVISPNGVVSALPNQVLHYQHMQDMHLQQQQQQHQQHQQHQQHQQHQQHQQHQQHQQHQQHQQHQHQQHQHQQHQHQQQQQQQQFILQDQDQRWKKQKVDEAMQPVRTGAAVTSKRTTQENILKLVAMKNKDKPLSEYASVVRNAEIQVLNMDTSTHAKSEIQSAEQHRERERQVYALIWLMSNCVTDTESYVRRGRIFAQYAASCAQNQLKPLSQATLGKLIRALFPFLKTRRLGMRGQSKYHYCGLKLVSPFATSSDLTPTGSSNSDTSSAMLSTSGTTSSHSNNENSISLKYEGDSQHSIDSQSDHSNGIKSIQPNAMLGKQSSVSDPLNQLSEDISLDVTGNIQGHDAGVKPVLSAETSFNTCYDEGYALLPDFFAVTSEAKVELPIEFPDLQKFLPVNQSVDPDIASSVNSLYQVYCNTLFENIRFMKFDDLPLTLQSFSSSSISSKMYNLFISEELYRWVHQSDLLTHKALTKMLSSLIVDFNEIPEVVFNKLSDFSNEYMKMVEQSTMDLPLPMVTFKKSVAQAFCRLVKRLVKVIDNSKKLSNIMSKQENRLSMLYVWEQNVKVSELINQEFSYFNHPALEKDMQELFSVQLLELLKKTDEDFDLISFVKMVFGVLSNKSLPPRLLVLTFNSFTAACTKEILTNSNENFGLWWMFKAFLDEWIFWYAEVGGFLKD, encoded by the coding sequence ATGTCGTCTCAACAGGACCAGTGGGTTAATCACCATAATACTCTATTGCAATTAGCTTCAGCTTCAGCTAATTCCCCTATGATTCCAAGACCAGAATCTTCCCAATCAAACATAAATCTTTCCTCATCTAATTCGACCGCCCAATTACAACATATACTGCAACATTCGTTATACCCTCCTCCTCCAGCCGCTATGGCACATTTACACAATGGTACTACTGTCAATAATGGTAATGGCTCTACTTCCTCAAATATGCAATTCACTCAGGGTTTCTTACCTAATCCACTACCTCCCATCAACGATCACCAATTAGCAGGTGGGCAGTCAAGTCCTCAAACTTCTCAAGGTCACCAACAACAGCACCAGCAGCACCAGCAACAAAATATGATGAGATCAATCACTCCTCTGTCAGTAATATCACCTAACGGAGTTGTTTCTGCACTTCCGAACCAAGTCCTGCATTATCAACATATGCAAGATATGCATCtacagcagcagcagcagcagcatcagcaacatcaacaacatcaacaacatcaacaacatcaacaacatcaacaacatcaacaacatcaacaacatcaacaacatcaacaacatcaacatcaacaacatcaacatcaacaacatcaacatcaacaacagcagcaacagcaacagtTCATTTTACAAGACCAAGACCAACGCTGGAAAAAACAGAAAGTTGACGAAGCTATGCAGCCTGTACGGACGGGTGCTGCTGTGACTTCGAAAAGAACAACCCAGGAGAATATCTTAAAATTAGTAGCaatgaagaacaaagataAGCCCTTGAGCGAATATGCTTCTGTAGTTAGAAATGCTGAAATCCAAGTACTCAACATGGATACCTCTACGCATGCCAAATCTGAAATTCAATCGGCAGAACAGCACAGAGAACGCGAGAGGCAAGTGTATGCCTTAATATGGCTAATGAGCAACTGTGTGACAGACACTGAATCTTACGTCCGCCGCGGTAGGATTTTTGCCCAATACGCGGCGTCTTGTGCTCAAAACCAGTTGAAACCCTTATCTCAGGCCACTCTTGGTAAATTGATCAGAGCCTTGTTCCCATTCttgaaaacaagaagattGGGTATGAGAGGACAATCAAAGTACCATTACTGTGGACTCAAGCTTGTTTCTCCTTTCGCTACTTCTTCAGATTTAACACCGACAGGGTCGTCGAATAGTGACACGTCAAGTGCAATGTTGTCTACCAGTGGGACAACTTCAAGTCattcaaataatgaaaattcaatatctttgaaGTATGAGGGTGATTCTCAGCATTCTATAGACTCACAATCCGATCATAGCAATGGAATAAAATCCATACAGCCAAATGCCATGTTGGGGAAACAATCTTCGGTAAGTGATCCATTAAACCAGTTATCCGAAGATATTTCATTGGACGTGACAGGAAATATTCAAGGACATGATGCTGGTGTTAAACCGGTATTATCGGCTGAAACAAGTTTTAATACGTGTTATGATGAAGGATACGCTTTACTACCAGATTTCTTCGCAGTAACATCAGAAGCCAAAGTGGAACTACCTATTGAATTTCCAGACTTGCAAAAGTTTTTACCGGTAAATCAGTCAGTTGATCCTGATATTGCTTCCAGTGTTAACTCCCTATACCAAGTTTATTGTAATACtttgtttgaaaatatACGGTTCATGAAGTTTGATGATCTTCCATTAACATTGCaatcattttcatcgagttcaatatcatcaaaaatgTACAACTTGTTTATTTCTGAAGAATTGTACAGATGGGTTCATCAATCAGACCTACTTACTCACAAGGCTCTGACCAAGATGCTTTCGAGTTTGATTGTTGACTTCAACGAAATTCCAGAGGTTGTGTTCAACAAATTGTCAGACTTTTCAAATGAGTATATGAAGATGGTTGAGCAATCTACCATGGATTTACCATTACCGATGGTAACCTTCAAAAAGAGTGTGGCACAGGCGTTTTGCCGTCTTGTGAAAAGGCTCGTGAAAGTGATTGACAACAgcaagaaattatcaaatatcaTGAGTAAGCAAGAGAATAGATTATCAATGTTATACGTCTGGGAACAGAACGTTAAAGTGTCCGAACTAATAAACCAAGAGTTTTCTTACTTCAACCACCCTGCTTTAGAAAAAGATATGCAAGAACTCTTTTCAGTGCAGTTATTGGAACTTCTTAAGAAAACGGATGAGGATTTTGATCTAATCTCTTTCGTTAAAATGGTTTTCGGAGTGCTTTCAAACAAGAGTCTACCTCCTAGATTACTAGTATTGactttcaattctttcaccGCTGCTTGTACGAAAGAAATATTAACGAACTCAAACGAAAATTTTGGATTGTGGTGGATGTTCAAGGCCTTTCTAGATGAATGGATCTTTTGGTATGCCGAAGTTGGAGGATTCCTCAAAGATTGA